A genomic window from Alkalihalobacillus sp. AL-G includes:
- a CDS encoding acyl-CoA dehydrogenase family protein, translating to MSNSVEKAAKGGSFLIEDVDAQHIFTPEDFSEEQLLMGKTTEDFVVKEVVPKLEKIEQHQFDLSRDLLTKAGGLGLLGADVPEEYGGLALDKISSSLITEKFARARSFSLSYGAHVGIGSLPIVLFGNEDQKQRYLPDLAVGKRIAAYALTEPGSGSDALGAKTVAKLNEAGTHYVLNGEKQWITNSAFADVFIVYAKIDGEHFSTFIVERDFAGVSTGPEEKKMGIKGSSTRTLILEDVQVPKENLLGEAGRGHVIAFNILNIGRYKLAVGCVGAAKRALEVAIKYSNERQQFKQPIAKFTLIQEKLATMAAKTYASESSVYRTVGMYEDRLGDLSAEDQKDGSLLAKGIAEYAVECSLNKVFASETLDYIVDEAVQIHGGYGFMSEYEVENMYRDSRINRIFEGTNEINRLLVPGTLMRKAMKGELPLLQKATELQNELMMLMPEEVDNEPLAQEKQFVKNAKKIFLMIAGLGAQKYGPKLEHEQEILSNVADIVSEAYAMESVVLRTEKAIQKQGAEKAAQKILLTEVYCQEAFQRIELHAKESIVAIEEGDQLRMMLSALKKLTRYTPMNVIKKKREIASKLLEDEKYVI from the coding sequence ATGTCAAACAGTGTGGAAAAAGCCGCAAAAGGCGGAAGCTTTCTGATTGAAGATGTTGATGCGCAACACATTTTCACACCAGAGGATTTTTCAGAGGAACAGTTGTTGATGGGAAAAACGACAGAGGATTTTGTCGTGAAAGAGGTTGTTCCGAAATTAGAAAAAATCGAGCAGCATCAGTTCGATCTTTCTAGAGATTTGTTGACGAAAGCGGGAGGGCTTGGGCTGCTCGGCGCAGATGTTCCTGAAGAATATGGCGGACTTGCACTTGATAAAATCAGCTCTTCACTCATCACAGAAAAATTCGCCCGTGCCCGTTCTTTCTCACTCAGTTACGGGGCGCATGTCGGGATTGGCTCGCTGCCGATCGTTTTATTCGGAAATGAAGATCAAAAGCAACGTTATTTACCAGATCTCGCTGTCGGGAAGCGAATTGCAGCATACGCACTAACGGAGCCGGGATCAGGCTCTGATGCACTCGGAGCAAAAACAGTCGCAAAGCTGAACGAAGCTGGTACGCATTACGTTTTAAACGGTGAAAAGCAATGGATCACCAACTCTGCATTTGCGGACGTGTTTATCGTTTATGCAAAAATCGACGGCGAGCATTTTTCAACATTCATCGTCGAACGAGATTTTGCAGGCGTTTCAACTGGACCTGAAGAAAAGAAAATGGGCATCAAGGGGTCATCGACTCGGACATTGATTTTAGAAGATGTCCAGGTGCCGAAAGAAAATCTGCTAGGTGAAGCTGGTCGAGGCCATGTAATTGCTTTTAACATATTGAATATCGGTCGATACAAGCTTGCGGTTGGTTGTGTAGGGGCAGCCAAACGTGCGCTGGAAGTCGCGATCAAATATTCGAATGAGCGTCAGCAATTCAAACAACCAATTGCAAAGTTCACACTCATTCAAGAAAAGCTCGCCACGATGGCAGCGAAGACCTATGCATCTGAAAGCTCTGTTTACCGCACAGTTGGGATGTATGAGGATCGACTTGGTGACTTATCGGCAGAAGACCAAAAAGATGGTTCGTTGCTGGCAAAAGGAATCGCAGAGTATGCAGTGGAATGCTCACTTAATAAGGTTTTCGCTTCTGAAACACTCGATTATATCGTCGATGAAGCGGTTCAGATTCACGGTGGATACGGCTTTATGTCCGAATACGAGGTTGAAAACATGTACCGTGATTCTCGTATAAACCGGATTTTTGAAGGAACGAATGAAATCAACCGTCTTCTCGTTCCAGGAACCTTGATGCGAAAGGCTATGAAAGGTGAGCTTCCATTGCTTCAAAAAGCTACGGAGCTTCAAAATGAATTGATGATGCTCATGCCTGAAGAAGTGGACAATGAGCCGCTCGCTCAAGAAAAGCAATTTGTGAAGAATGCTAAGAAGATCTTTTTGATGATTGCTGGACTTGGCGCACAAAAGTACGGTCCGAAGCTTGAACACGAACAAGAAATCCTTTCAAATGTGGCAGATATCGTCAGTGAAGCGTATGCAATGGAATCGGTCGTTCTGCGAACTGAAAAAGCGATTCAAAAGCAAGGTGCTGAAAAAGCGGCACAAAAGATTTTATTGACAGAAGTCTATTGTCAGGAAGCATTCCAACGCATCGAGTTACATGCCAAAGAATCAATCGTTGCAATTGAAGAAGGTGACCAACTGCGTATGATGCTGTCCGCACTTAAGAAGCTGACCCGCTATACTCCGATGAATGTCATCAAGAAAAAGCGCGAAATAGCCTCGAAGCTGTTGGAAGACGAAAAATACGTCATTTAA